One genomic window of Natronorubrum halophilum includes the following:
- a CDS encoding universal stress protein: protein MYQDLLLATDGSDSARQATEHAIALAGQLDATVHIVSVSEDGPHSSEKRDEMRADPEDEAVQTVEEAERAAAKEGLEVTTTVRHGVAQEEIVDMAETNGMDLIVMGTHGRTGLDHLIVGSVAEEVVRNASIPVVTVREGT, encoded by the coding sequence ATGTATCAGGATCTACTCCTCGCGACGGACGGAAGTGACAGCGCTCGTCAGGCGACCGAGCACGCGATCGCACTCGCCGGACAACTCGACGCGACCGTACACATCGTTTCGGTCTCCGAGGACGGTCCGCACAGTTCGGAAAAACGAGACGAGATGCGCGCCGACCCGGAAGATGAGGCCGTTCAGACCGTCGAGGAAGCCGAACGAGCCGCGGCCAAAGAGGGGCTCGAGGTGACGACGACCGTCCGACACGGCGTCGCCCAGGAGGAGATCGTCGATATGGCCGAGACGAACGGGATGGACCTGATCGTCATGGGAACGCACGGACGCACCGGCCTCGATCACCTGATCGTCGGGAGCGTCGCCGAAGAGGTCGTCCGGAACGCGTCGATCCCGGTCGTCACCGTGCGGGAGGGAACGTAA
- a CDS encoding bacterio-opsin activator domain-containing protein yields MSEESATVVGDVLRILVVGDSESIETAMDALSSQFESVSLVRERTLSNAVERLAHLDIHCVVCSFETVANGPSTIDRLRGRSENLPIVAVSDEASIDSAAIETVLEAGATDVIESDTPRSLIAARVRNAAERFRLESAADRRKRSILERSDALVWVVDDEGSIEYASSTAEARMDYTPDELERTSLPKLVHQDDREAVRGTLETVSAAALGATERVSVRIGHGDGTWRAYELTATNRLADPLVDGIVLTLSTATAADSTAGIRAALDRLEDPIFSLGPRWELRYANEAANRLFVSETTAEPGTVVWDLLDDTVRSQFYERLLEAEATGTVVEFETDPSTLETRLVVSAHPGDAGVTVYARDAADGEPAAVDQDRFELLESVVDALEDGVAVLEGSTITVANAALFELVDGATLIGRAIDAVFDDELAAAIRERSRSPVVRWMEPVSGQLTLGESRRAVDVLVTPLPGDDRTLCVVRDGRRSSAAALSAIDRTVAAMREAEGRPAVRQSAVDAILACSGADLVGWYLVEADVLRPAAVATAAANDSIDLPPIDRARTDLVERLEADADATGSGVVFDRSELGPALTRSGIRADRVLAVPVAGHGILLATSTDPMAFEALDRTPLEIIAGATATALDAFERESTMRTYRNDLERLESVAARCRHLRDVERTLLAGETRAEIHQDLCEALVSLETDDLPSPVELAWVGGVATGAERIAPDAWAGRDEDALESAAIPMEIDSESDHPATRAAGSLESAVVDDLESGDLGGTEPEWRRRALESGFRSVLSVPLVADEFCYGTLTVYATRPSAFDDAARRLCEHLATVASHAIVAIERKRALVSDRLTELEVVLRDDDEPLSSIAHRLDRPLEVQAVVPRSSGGSTVFCTVPERSEETIHAAIESLSAVESGRIVGERANESAVEFVLAESAVTETLADHGGVLRSITPVDDRTRLVVDLSSTVDVRSFLRMLERTYPGAELAARREHDRSARPAGAFDAELRRRLSEQQLRTLETAHYAGFFEWPRESTGEDVADSLGVSQPTFSRHLRLAQQKLFALLFDERDAGEE; encoded by the coding sequence GTGAGCGAAGAGTCCGCGACCGTCGTCGGCGATGTTCTTCGGATTCTGGTTGTCGGCGATTCGGAGTCGATCGAGACCGCGATGGACGCACTCTCCTCGCAGTTCGAGTCCGTCTCGCTCGTCAGGGAGCGAACGCTCTCGAACGCCGTCGAGCGCCTCGCACACCTCGATATTCACTGCGTCGTCTGTTCGTTCGAGACGGTGGCGAACGGGCCGTCGACGATCGATCGCCTCCGGGGCCGGTCCGAAAACTTGCCGATCGTCGCCGTGAGCGACGAGGCGTCGATCGATTCCGCGGCGATCGAGACGGTGCTCGAGGCGGGGGCGACCGACGTCATCGAATCCGACACTCCGCGGTCGCTCATCGCCGCACGCGTCAGAAACGCGGCCGAGCGCTTCCGTCTGGAGAGCGCGGCGGACCGGCGCAAGCGGTCGATTCTCGAGCGATCCGACGCGCTCGTCTGGGTGGTCGACGACGAGGGCTCCATCGAGTACGCCAGTTCGACCGCCGAGGCCCGAATGGACTACACGCCGGACGAACTCGAGCGAACGTCCCTTCCGAAACTCGTTCACCAGGACGATCGCGAGGCGGTTCGCGGGACGCTCGAGACCGTCTCGGCGGCCGCGTTGGGGGCGACCGAACGCGTTTCCGTGCGGATCGGCCACGGAGACGGCACGTGGCGTGCGTACGAACTCACCGCGACCAATCGGCTCGCGGATCCGCTCGTCGACGGTATCGTGCTCACGCTCTCGACGGCGACGGCGGCTGATTCGACGGCCGGCATTCGGGCGGCACTCGACCGACTCGAGGATCCGATCTTCAGCCTGGGGCCACGGTGGGAGCTTCGGTACGCGAACGAGGCCGCGAACCGGCTGTTCGTCTCCGAGACGACCGCCGAGCCCGGAACCGTCGTCTGGGATCTCCTCGACGACACCGTTCGAAGCCAGTTCTACGAACGACTTCTCGAGGCCGAAGCGACGGGGACGGTGGTCGAATTCGAGACCGACCCGTCGACGCTCGAGACTCGGCTCGTCGTGTCCGCCCATCCGGGTGACGCCGGCGTCACGGTGTACGCCCGCGACGCGGCCGACGGCGAACCCGCCGCCGTCGACCAGGACCGATTCGAACTCCTCGAGTCGGTCGTCGACGCGCTCGAGGACGGCGTCGCGGTTCTCGAGGGATCGACGATCACCGTCGCCAACGCGGCGCTGTTCGAGTTGGTCGACGGGGCGACGCTCATCGGTCGAGCGATCGATGCCGTCTTCGACGACGAACTCGCGGCGGCGATCCGCGAACGGTCGCGGTCGCCGGTGGTCAGGTGGATGGAGCCCGTCTCCGGCCAACTCACCCTCGGAGAGTCCCGCCGCGCCGTCGACGTGCTCGTCACGCCGTTGCCGGGTGACGACCGAACGCTCTGCGTGGTTCGCGACGGACGCCGATCGTCGGCCGCTGCGCTGTCGGCGATCGACCGGACGGTCGCTGCAATGCGCGAGGCCGAGGGTCGTCCCGCCGTTCGCCAGTCGGCTGTCGATGCGATACTGGCCTGTAGCGGTGCCGACCTCGTCGGCTGGTATCTCGTCGAGGCGGACGTCCTCAGGCCGGCGGCGGTCGCGACGGCAGCGGCAAACGATTCCATCGATCTCCCGCCGATCGATCGCGCGAGAACCGACTTGGTAGAGCGCCTCGAGGCCGATGCGGACGCCACCGGCAGCGGAGTGGTCTTCGACCGGTCGGAACTGGGGCCCGCACTTACCCGCTCCGGGATTCGCGCCGATCGGGTGCTCGCCGTTCCGGTTGCCGGCCACGGTATCCTGCTCGCGACCAGTACCGATCCGATGGCCTTCGAGGCCCTCGATCGCACGCCCCTCGAGATAATCGCCGGGGCGACCGCGACTGCGCTCGATGCCTTCGAACGGGAGTCGACGATGCGGACGTACCGCAACGACCTCGAACGACTCGAGTCCGTCGCGGCTCGCTGTCGGCACCTGCGCGATGTCGAGCGGACGCTGCTCGCCGGCGAGACCCGCGCCGAAATCCACCAGGACCTCTGCGAGGCCCTCGTTTCGCTCGAGACCGACGATTTGCCGTCGCCCGTCGAACTGGCCTGGGTCGGCGGCGTCGCGACCGGTGCCGAGCGAATCGCGCCGGACGCGTGGGCCGGCCGAGACGAGGACGCCCTCGAGTCGGCGGCGATCCCGATGGAGATCGACAGCGAATCGGACCATCCGGCGACGCGGGCCGCCGGGTCGCTCGAGTCGGCCGTTGTCGACGACCTCGAGTCCGGCGACCTCGGCGGCACGGAGCCGGAGTGGCGGCGGCGCGCGCTCGAGTCCGGCTTTCGGTCCGTTTTGAGCGTCCCCCTCGTCGCGGACGAGTTCTGCTACGGCACGCTCACCGTCTACGCGACCCGGCCCTCGGCGTTCGACGACGCCGCGCGACGGCTGTGCGAACACCTCGCGACGGTGGCCAGTCACGCGATCGTCGCGATCGAACGGAAACGCGCGCTGGTTTCCGACCGCCTCACCGAACTCGAGGTCGTCCTCCGGGACGACGACGAGCCGCTGTCCTCGATCGCTCACCGACTCGATCGACCGCTCGAGGTGCAGGCCGTCGTCCCCCGATCGTCGGGCGGATCGACGGTGTTCTGTACCGTCCCGGAACGGAGCGAGGAGACGATCCACGCCGCCATCGAGTCGCTATCTGCCGTCGAATCGGGACGGATCGTCGGCGAGCGTGCGAACGAGTCCGCGGTCGAATTCGTCCTCGCTGAATCCGCCGTTACGGAAACGCTCGCGGACCACGGCGGGGTGTTGCGATCGATCACGCCGGTCGATGACCGCACCCGTCTCGTCGTCGACCTCTCGAGTACCGTCGACGTTCGATCGTTCCTGCGGATGCTCGAGCGAACGTATCCGGGGGCGGAACTGGCTGCGCGCCGCGAGCACGACCGGTCCGCTCGTCCCGCCGGGGCGTTCGATGCCGAACTTCGGCGTCGACTGTCGGAGCAACAGCTCCGAACCCTCGAGACGGCCCACTACGCCGGCTTCTTCGAGTGGCCCCGCGAGAGCACCGGCGAGGACGTCGCCGACTCGCTGGGCGTGTCACAGCCGACGTTCAGCCGCCACCTGCGCCTCGCACAGCAGAAGCTGTTCGCGTTGCTGTTCGACGAGCGCGACGCCGGGGAGGAGTGA
- a CDS encoding helix-turn-helix domain-containing protein yields the protein MADRSVSIESAKYEGDGTGVRSQADGGIVTQLRLNQSSLFLGPTLRRAPAVTVEPEYWTPVGTGRTLVFCSVYGDSFDGFETALEIDPTITDPVLADRYPDRRVYRVALTDRAVPFIEQTAEAGGRLLDLSSSRDGWLVQLQFPSRDDLVAFNDYCRDRGISVTVDHLRLSNDEDESVVALTEKQRELLVVAHEEGYFDVPRGISQNELADRLGVSKSAVSQRLRRAIGELCASNLC from the coding sequence ATGGCGGATCGATCCGTGAGCATCGAGAGCGCGAAGTACGAGGGAGATGGAACCGGGGTTCGATCGCAAGCGGACGGCGGAATCGTCACACAGCTCCGTCTCAACCAGTCGTCGCTCTTCTTGGGGCCGACGCTGCGTCGCGCGCCCGCCGTTACCGTCGAACCGGAGTACTGGACGCCCGTCGGAACGGGCCGAACGCTCGTCTTCTGTAGCGTCTACGGCGATTCCTTCGACGGCTTCGAGACGGCGCTCGAGATAGATCCGACGATCACCGATCCGGTCCTCGCGGACCGCTACCCCGACCGTCGCGTCTATCGGGTCGCACTCACGGACCGCGCGGTCCCGTTCATCGAGCAAACGGCGGAAGCCGGCGGTCGACTGCTGGACCTCTCGAGTTCTCGCGACGGCTGGCTCGTCCAGTTGCAGTTCCCCAGCCGTGACGACCTCGTCGCGTTCAACGACTACTGTCGCGACCGGGGCATTTCGGTCACCGTCGACCACCTGCGCCTGTCGAACGACGAGGACGAGAGCGTCGTCGCTCTGACGGAAAAACAACGGGAACTGCTCGTCGTCGCCCACGAGGAGGGCTACTTCGACGTTCCTCGAGGGATCTCCCAGAACGAACTGGCCGACCGACTCGGCGTCTCGAAATCGGCGGTTTCCCAGCGTCTCCGTCGTGCGATCGGCGAACTCTGTGCGTCGAACCTGTGCTGA
- a CDS encoding DUF5786 family protein: MGFGSYDESEQQQQTADDDDTVEAVNVHEHDHDGQLSFESDASTDELVSQLGSMKDEPDDEDE, from the coding sequence ATGGGTTTTGGTAGCTACGACGAATCCGAACAACAGCAACAGACGGCCGACGACGATGACACTGTAGAAGCCGTCAACGTCCACGAGCACGATCACGACGGACAGCTGTCCTTCGAGTCCGACGCCTCGACCGACGAACTCGTCTCACAGCTCGGCTCGATGAAAGACGAGCCGGACGACGAAGACGAATAA
- the glmS gene encoding glutamine--fructose-6-phosphate transaminase (isomerizing): protein MCGIIGRVGDGNALEPLLTGLENLEYRGYDSAGIAVQNGSGIDVQKRSGKVDELKESIGDATLDGKIGIGHTRWSTHGPPTDENAHPHTDGTKDVAVVHNGIIENYVELKSRLAGYGHEFTSDTDTEVIPHLIQFYLDEGLTNEAAFRRAVEELEGSYAVTAMLSGEHVLYAARQGSPLVVGMEDGEYFLASDVPAFLEYTDSVVYLEDGDVVIVDEDGVEFTDLAGNPITRESETVEWDPEQAGKGEYDHFMLKEIHEQPTALAQALEGRIDTTNERIALADFQPGTFEAIENVQFVACGTSYHAALYGSLTLNQAGIHSSALLANEYSVSAPPTDENTLVVAVTQSGETADTLSALRQANEAGATTVTVTNVVGSTAAREADEALFIRAGPEIGVAATKTFSSQAVMLTLLGQRIVGDQHGEPSADLGVLLPELAGMPDALEEMLERSDADAIASRYANSQSYFFIGRGLGFPVALEGALKFKEITYEHAEGFASGELKHGPLALVTPDTPVFAVFTGEEDEKTLKNAAEAQTRGAPVIAVCPAGHRAVDVADAHLEIPETESDLSGLLANVQLQLVSYYAADLLDRSIDKPRNLAKSVTVE, encoded by the coding sequence ATGTGTGGGATTATCGGCCGCGTCGGCGATGGGAACGCCCTCGAACCGCTGTTAACCGGCCTCGAAAACCTCGAATACCGAGGCTACGATTCGGCGGGAATCGCCGTCCAGAACGGCTCCGGCATCGACGTCCAGAAACGCTCGGGGAAGGTCGACGAGTTGAAAGAGTCCATCGGCGATGCGACACTCGATGGGAAAATCGGTATCGGGCACACGCGCTGGAGTACCCACGGCCCGCCGACCGACGAGAACGCACATCCGCACACGGACGGGACGAAAGACGTCGCCGTCGTTCACAACGGGATCATCGAGAACTACGTCGAACTCAAATCGAGACTCGCCGGATACGGCCACGAGTTCACCAGCGACACCGATACCGAGGTCATTCCACACCTCATCCAGTTCTACCTCGACGAGGGACTGACCAACGAGGCGGCGTTTCGCCGAGCGGTCGAGGAGCTCGAGGGGAGCTACGCCGTCACGGCGATGCTGTCGGGAGAGCACGTCCTCTACGCTGCTCGACAGGGATCGCCGCTCGTCGTCGGCATGGAAGACGGCGAGTACTTCCTCGCGAGCGACGTCCCGGCGTTTCTCGAGTACACCGACAGCGTGGTCTACCTCGAGGACGGCGACGTCGTCATCGTCGACGAGGACGGCGTCGAGTTCACCGACCTCGCGGGGAACCCGATCACGCGCGAGTCAGAGACGGTCGAGTGGGACCCCGAACAGGCCGGGAAGGGTGAGTACGACCATTTCATGCTCAAGGAGATCCACGAGCAGCCGACCGCGCTGGCCCAGGCGCTCGAGGGACGGATCGATACCACAAACGAGCGGATCGCCCTCGCGGATTTCCAACCGGGGACGTTCGAAGCCATCGAGAACGTCCAGTTCGTCGCCTGCGGAACCTCCTATCACGCCGCGTTGTACGGTTCGCTCACGCTGAATCAGGCCGGTATTCACTCGAGCGCGCTGCTCGCAAACGAGTACAGCGTCTCGGCACCACCGACCGACGAGAACACGCTGGTGGTCGCGGTTACGCAGAGCGGGGAGACGGCGGATACGCTGAGCGCCCTTCGGCAGGCCAACGAGGCGGGTGCAACGACGGTCACCGTCACGAACGTGGTCGGCTCGACTGCTGCTCGCGAAGCCGACGAAGCGCTGTTCATCAGAGCCGGCCCGGAGATCGGTGTCGCCGCAACCAAGACGTTCTCCTCGCAGGCCGTCATGCTCACGCTGCTCGGCCAGCGAATCGTCGGCGATCAACACGGCGAGCCGTCGGCCGACCTCGGCGTACTCCTGCCGGAACTGGCCGGGATGCCCGACGCGCTCGAGGAGATGCTCGAACGCTCCGACGCCGACGCCATCGCCAGCCGGTATGCGAACAGTCAATCGTACTTCTTCATCGGTCGAGGGCTCGGTTTCCCCGTGGCGCTCGAGGGGGCGTTGAAGTTCAAAGAGATCACCTACGAGCACGCCGAAGGGTTCGCCTCCGGTGAACTCAAACACGGTCCCCTGGCACTGGTAACGCCCGATACGCCGGTCTTTGCGGTCTTCACCGGCGAGGAAGACGAGAAGACGCTGAAAAATGCCGCGGAGGCACAGACTCGAGGTGCACCCGTGATCGCGGTCTGTCCCGCGGGCCATCGCGCGGTCGACGTCGCGGACGCCCACCTCGAGATTCCCGAGACCGAATCCGATCTCTCGGGGCTGCTCGCGAACGTACAGTTACAGCTCGTCTCCTACTATGCGGCGGACCTCCTCGATCGATCGATCGACAAACCCCGAAACCTCGCCAAGAGCGTTACCGTCGAATAG
- the glmU gene encoding bifunctional sugar-1-phosphate nucleotidylyltransferase/acetyltransferase, giving the protein MKAVVLAAGKGTRISPLSATLPKPMLPVADRPLAAHTVDAAVDAGADEIVLVIGYEGDTVREYFGSEYRDTPVSYAVQAEQSGTADAVTAAREYLEGPFVVLNGDNLYDPEAIGRLFEQCPAVCAVAVDDPENYGVLDTDDGTIVDITEKPSDPPTNLVNAGAYAFPADAREWLAVPESERGEHEITDVLATVLEQFAVTPVTLERWLDVGRPWELLRANEWKLSNLDRRLVGTVSDDAHLEGDVVIEAGATVKPGAVIEGPVLVRSGATVGPNAVVRGPALLEENVSVGNGVEVKNSVLSRGTSIDHLSSVSDSILGRNVALGAGTTVANRRHDGADIEFTVKGERVSTGRRKFGVVAGAGVETGINTSLTPGLKLEPGTTTGPGEVVERDDE; this is encoded by the coding sequence ATGAAAGCCGTTGTTCTCGCGGCGGGTAAAGGAACGCGAATCAGTCCACTCTCCGCAACGCTGCCGAAACCGATGTTACCCGTCGCCGATAGACCGCTCGCCGCACACACCGTCGATGCGGCCGTCGACGCCGGAGCGGACGAAATCGTCCTCGTGATCGGTTACGAGGGCGACACCGTCCGGGAGTACTTCGGCTCGGAGTATCGTGACACCCCCGTTTCCTACGCCGTTCAGGCCGAGCAATCGGGCACGGCAGATGCCGTTACCGCCGCCCGCGAATATCTCGAGGGCCCCTTCGTCGTGCTGAACGGAGACAACCTGTACGATCCGGAAGCGATAGGCCGGCTGTTCGAACAGTGTCCGGCCGTCTGTGCCGTCGCGGTCGACGATCCGGAGAACTACGGCGTTCTCGACACCGACGACGGTACCATCGTCGACATCACCGAGAAACCGTCCGATCCGCCGACGAACCTCGTGAACGCCGGCGCGTACGCCTTCCCGGCGGACGCCCGCGAGTGGCTCGCCGTCCCCGAGAGCGAACGCGGCGAACACGAAATTACCGACGTCCTTGCAACGGTCCTCGAGCAGTTCGCAGTGACGCCGGTGACGCTCGAGCGGTGGCTGGACGTCGGCCGTCCCTGGGAGTTGCTCCGGGCCAACGAGTGGAAGCTCTCGAACCTCGACCGGCGACTCGTCGGAACGGTGAGCGACGACGCCCACCTCGAGGGCGACGTGGTGATCGAAGCGGGCGCGACGGTGAAGCCGGGAGCCGTAATCGAGGGGCCGGTGTTGGTTCGATCCGGAGCGACCGTCGGCCCCAACGCGGTCGTCCGCGGCCCGGCGTTGCTCGAGGAGAACGTTTCGGTCGGTAACGGAGTCGAGGTGAAAAACAGCGTCCTCTCGCGGGGGACGTCGATCGATCATCTGTCATCCGTCAGCGACAGTATTCTCGGTCGAAACGTCGCCCTCGGCGCTGGAACGACCGTCGCGAACCGTCGCCACGACGGCGCGGACATCGAGTTCACCGTGAAAGGCGAGCGCGTCTCGACCGGCCGGCGCAAATTCGGCGTCGTCGCCGGGGCCGGCGTCGAGACCGGCATCAACACGAGTCTGACCCCGGGGCTCAAACTGGAGCCCGGGACGACGACGGGCCCCGGCGAAGTCGTAGAGCGCGACGACGAATAG
- a CDS encoding DUF7563 family protein gives MSTESTDTKWTPMTSGQQTTAPRCVNCGNQVTRQFSRVFGDNRDVVHACPDCATYREMKTSDFIPEEKR, from the coding sequence ATGTCGACGGAATCAACCGATACGAAATGGACACCGATGACGTCCGGCCAGCAAACGACCGCCCCCCGCTGTGTCAACTGTGGGAACCAAGTTACTCGACAGTTCTCTCGTGTCTTCGGGGACAACCGCGACGTCGTCCACGCCTGTCCCGACTGTGCAACGTATCGAGAGATGAAAACGTCCGATTTCATCCCGGAAGAAAAGCGATAA
- a CDS encoding ATP-binding protein — protein sequence MSATEPDSEVEGEVDEPESTTSLAELPPSAKLVYKVLEYEGSMTQEEIAGESRLCARTVRYALGKLENEDLVTSRVCLEDARQSKYRIVD from the coding sequence ATGAGCGCGACCGAACCCGACTCCGAAGTCGAGGGTGAGGTCGACGAACCGGAATCGACGACCTCGCTGGCCGAACTGCCGCCGAGTGCGAAACTCGTCTACAAGGTCCTCGAGTACGAGGGATCGATGACCCAGGAGGAGATCGCCGGGGAGTCCCGGCTCTGTGCCCGGACCGTTCGGTATGCGCTCGGCAAACTCGAGAACGAGGACCTGGTCACCAGTCGCGTCTGTCTCGAGGACGCCCGCCAATCGAAGTACCGGATCGTCGACTGA
- a CDS encoding lipid II:glycine glycyltransferase FemX translates to MSIEVTELDPRTDADEWNRYVERSDGTNPFCRAEALRLQAADTGSVLHLLAGFKGQEAVGLFPVFEYSKGPITGVFSPAPFSWSCYLGPSLLNVDKLKQRKADRRTKRFLEGCFETIEREISPLYSRFVAAEFDDVRPFMWNEYDVDPGYTYVVDLERTEDELLKRFSSDARNNVRNADEDAYVIEEGDNDDVEHIVEQVTKRYENQGRSFQLNPQFARDVHEQLPEGSIRPYVCRVDGEFVGGILVVESETTRYRWQGGVKPDTDLDLPINDLLDWHVMRDGLRDGLEKYDLVGAGVPSINRYKAKFNPRLETHYEITSGTFGLNHVIDRYRKLR, encoded by the coding sequence ATGAGTATCGAGGTAACCGAACTCGATCCGCGGACCGACGCCGACGAGTGGAACCGCTACGTCGAGCGATCGGACGGAACGAATCCGTTCTGTCGCGCCGAAGCGCTTCGCCTGCAGGCAGCCGACACCGGATCGGTGCTTCACCTGCTAGCCGGGTTCAAAGGGCAGGAAGCCGTCGGCCTCTTCCCCGTCTTCGAGTACAGCAAGGGCCCCATCACCGGCGTGTTTTCGCCGGCCCCGTTCTCGTGGTCGTGTTACCTCGGGCCGTCGTTGCTCAACGTCGATAAGCTCAAACAGCGAAAGGCCGACCGTCGAACGAAGCGGTTCCTCGAGGGCTGTTTCGAGACGATCGAGCGGGAGATCTCGCCGCTGTACTCCAGGTTCGTCGCCGCCGAGTTCGACGACGTGCGGCCGTTCATGTGGAACGAGTACGACGTCGATCCGGGCTACACCTACGTCGTCGACCTCGAGCGGACCGAGGACGAACTGTTGAAACGCTTCAGCAGCGACGCGCGGAACAACGTTCGGAACGCCGACGAGGACGCCTACGTGATCGAGGAAGGCGACAACGACGACGTCGAGCACATCGTCGAGCAGGTCACGAAACGATACGAGAACCAAGGCAGATCGTTCCAGTTGAATCCCCAGTTCGCACGGGACGTTCACGAGCAGTTGCCCGAGGGCTCGATTCGGCCCTACGTCTGCCGGGTCGACGGCGAGTTCGTCGGCGGAATACTGGTCGTCGAGTCCGAGACGACCAGATACCGCTGGCAAGGGGGCGTCAAACCCGATACCGACCTCGACCTCCCGATCAACGACCTCCTCGACTGGCACGTCATGCGCGATGGACTCCGTGACGGACTCGAGAAGTACGATCTCGTCGGCGCGGGCGTTCCGAGCATCAACCGATACAAGGCGAAGTTCAACCCGCGACTCGAGACCCACTACGAAATTACGTCGGGGACGTTCGGACTCAACCACGTGATCGATCGCTACCGAAAACTCAGGTAG
- a CDS encoding alkaline phosphatase family protein, whose protein sequence is MGDSTDETDLRLLVVGLDAGCRSVLEPLFEAGEIPTLRELFETGTSGPLESQIPPWTASAWPSMYTGKNPGKHGVFDFLSFDGYDWDVVNSTHVRERPVWELLSEHGVSSVVVNVPVTHPAREFDGVLIPGMTAPEDPPCHPGGILEDVELACGDYHVYPQSTDAPDQSIEGYERTIEQRGKAFRYLCRRVDPGFGFLQFQQTDTVFHERPGDRAAIEAVYREVDRQVAETIDATDPDTILVVSDHGIGKVPGDEFRVNEFLRERGLLEVQSGGDGMPNWSTAWENDLLEGEDAGKHEESPLERAMNLAAKVGITTQRVANALDTVGLKEPIGRRVPNDMIRAASEQVDFPESKAYVRSKSELGVRINLRGREPNGQVPESDYEAVRSELIEQLEGVRTPGGEPMFEAVEPRETYFDGPHIDKAPDILTVPAGFDNAIVADVGKPQFGEPMESWNHKRTGVVAATGADFDETVVLEDATLFDVAPTICTLFDVPVDTEMDGATLPIIDGGTEAAYPAYEPDPITKTDDAAVEDRLSDLGYL, encoded by the coding sequence ATGGGAGATTCGACCGATGAAACAGATCTTCGTCTACTCGTGGTTGGACTCGACGCCGGCTGTCGGTCAGTGCTCGAGCCGCTGTTCGAGGCGGGTGAGATCCCAACGCTTCGAGAATTGTTCGAGACCGGGACCAGTGGACCGCTCGAGTCACAGATTCCGCCGTGGACGGCGAGCGCGTGGCCGTCGATGTATACGGGAAAGAATCCGGGAAAACACGGCGTCTTCGATTTTCTCTCCTTCGACGGCTACGACTGGGACGTAGTGAACTCGACGCACGTTCGAGAGCGGCCGGTGTGGGAGCTACTGAGCGAACACGGGGTCTCGAGCGTCGTCGTCAACGTTCCGGTGACCCATCCGGCCCGGGAGTTCGACGGCGTTCTGATCCCCGGCATGACCGCGCCGGAGGATCCGCCCTGCCATCCGGGGGGGATCCTCGAGGACGTCGAGCTGGCCTGTGGCGACTATCACGTCTATCCACAGAGCACCGACGCACCAGACCAGTCGATCGAGGGATACGAACGGACGATCGAACAGCGCGGGAAGGCGTTTCGGTACCTGTGCCGGCGGGTCGATCCCGGCTTCGGCTTTCTGCAGTTCCAGCAAACCGATACCGTGTTTCACGAACGACCGGGCGACAGGGCGGCGATCGAGGCCGTCTACCGCGAGGTCGACCGCCAGGTCGCCGAGACGATCGACGCGACCGATCCGGACACAATCCTTGTCGTCAGCGATCACGGTATCGGAAAGGTACCCGGCGACGAGTTCCGGGTCAACGAGTTCCTCCGGGAGCGGGGCCTCCTCGAGGTTCAGAGCGGCGGTGACGGAATGCCGAACTGGTCGACGGCCTGGGAGAACGACCTTCTCGAGGGTGAAGACGCCGGCAAACACGAGGAAAGCCCCCTCGAGAGGGCCATGAACCTCGCCGCGAAGGTCGGAATTACGACGCAACGGGTCGCGAACGCGCTGGATACGGTCGGCCTGAAAGAGCCGATCGGGAGACGCGTTCCGAACGACATGATCCGAGCGGCGAGCGAGCAAGTCGACTTCCCCGAATCGAAGGCGTACGTTCGCTCGAAGAGCGAACTCGGCGTCCGGATCAACCTTCGAGGCCGAGAGCCGAACGGGCAGGTTCCGGAGTCCGACTACGAAGCGGTCCGGTCGGAGCTCATCGAACAACTCGAGGGCGTTCGAACCCCCGGAGGCGAGCCGATGTTCGAGGCCGTCGAGCCACGGGAGACGTACTTCGACGGCCCGCACATCGACAAAGCACCCGACATCCTGACGGTACCCGCCGGCTTCGATAACGCGATCGTCGCCGACGTCGGCAAACCGCAGTTCGGCGAGCCGATGGAGTCGTGGAATCACAAACGGACCGGCGTCGTCGCAGCCACCGGAGCCGATTTCGACGAAACGGTCGTCCTCGAAGACGCGACGCTCTTCGACGTCGCGCCGACGATCTGTACGCTGTTCGACGTGCCGGTCGATACCGAGATGGACGGGGCGACGCTGCCGATTATCGACGGCGGCACGGAAGCGGCGTATCCGGCCTACGAACCGGATCCGATTACCAAAACCGATGACGCAGCCGTCGAAGATCGGCTCTCCGATCTGGGGTATCTCTAA